The Ramlibacter algicola genome segment ACCGGCGACCTGGTCTACCTGTCGGTCAGCACGAAGTCGCAGGTGGAGGTTTGCGAGTACCCCGATTCGGGGAAGATCGCCGCGTTCGCGCACAAGCAGCTGCGGCACATCACGCGTGCCGGCGACACGCGCGACTACTGGGACGGCGAGATCTAGGCGCCCAGGCGGTCTAGGCGACGCGCTCGGCGATCAGCACGGCGAAGAAGCCGGCGGCGGCCAGCAGCGTCCACTTCAGCGTGGTCCAGCCCCAGCGCAAATAGCGGCGGTCGCGCGTGCCGACGTAGAACGCGAAGCTCGTGCCCGCGGCCAGCAGGAAGAAGAGGATCGCCCAGCGGAACAGGAGCACGGGTTACCAGGCGCGCGCGGGGCGCAGGAACCCGGCGGGCGCGTCGCGCTCGTTCTCGAACGTGACCAGGTCCCACGCGTCGCGCTCGGCGAGCAGCGCGCGCAGCAGCCGGTTGTTCATCGCATGCCCGGACCGGAAGGCTTCGTAAGCGGCCAGCAGCGGCTTGCCCAGCAGGTACAGGTCGCCCATGGCGTCGAGGATCTTGTGCTTGACCAGCTCGTCGTCGTAGCGCAGGCCGTCCGCGTTGAGCACGCGGTAGTCGTCCATCACGACGACGTTGTCCAGCCCGCCGCCCAGGCCCAGGCCGTTGGCCCGCATCATCTCGACGTCCTTGGTGAAGCCGAACGTGCGGGCGCGGGCGATGTCGCGCACGTAGTTGCCGGTGCCCAGGTCGAACTCGTAGCGCTGGCCTGTGGAGTCGACCACCCGGTGCGCGAAGTCGATCTCGAAGCTGGCCTTGAAGCCGTCGTAGGGCAGCAGGCGCGCCCACTTGAGGTTGTCGCCCTCGCCTTCGCGCACTTCCACCGGCCGCAGCACGCGCACGAAGCGGCGCGGCGCGTCCTGGTTCACGATCCCCGCGCTCTGCAGCAGGAATACGAAGGACGATGACGAGCCGTCCAGGATCGGCACTTCCTCGGCGGTGATGTCGACGTACAGGTTGTCGATGCCCAGGCCCGCGCAGGCGGACATCAGGTGCTCGACGGTACGCACCTTGGCGCTGCCGTTGGCAATGGTCGATGCCATGCGCAGGTCGGACGTCGCTTCGGCCGAGACGGCGATGTCCACGGGCTCGGGCAGGTCGACGCGGCGGAAGACGATGCCCGTGTCGGGTTGGGCCGGGCGCAGCGTCATCTCGACGCGCTGGCCGCTGTGCAGCCCCACGCCGACGGCGCGGGTGAGCGACTTGAGGGTGCGCTGCTGCAACATGGGCTGATTTTAAGTGGCGCCGCCCTGCCGGCCGTCGAGCAGGGCTATGGCTGCGATAGCGGCCGAGCCAGGAAGGTCAGGCGCCGAGGCAGAACTGCATTCGCGTGCCGGCCAGTTCGACCACGTCCTGGTCCGCGAGCAGCACGGGATCCTGGCCCAGCGGCTTGCCGTTGATCTGCGGCGCCTGCGTGCCATCGAGCGTCGCCGCGTAGTAGCCGGTGCGCCGGTGGGACACCGCGATCACCGCCACGCCCGGCTTGCCGAACGTGGACACAGCCTTCACCACGGGCACTTCCAGGCCGGCCGAACTGCCGGTGAGCACGCGGAACATGGCGCTGGCCGGCGGCGGCAGGTGCGGCGTGCTGCCCATCGTCATGATCGCCGTCGCACCGAAGCCGGACTGGTCGGTGGCCTGCAGGTAGCGGATCCGGAAGCCCGCGATGGCGACGACGTCCTCGTCCTCCAGCTTGTGGCGCTTGATCCGGGCGTTGTTGACGAAGGTGCCGTTGGTGCTGCCATCGTCCTCGACGAACACGTCGGCGAGGCCCTTGAGCTCGAACCGGCAGTGGCGGCCGCTGACGGCGCCGTTGTCCAGGACGATGTCGTTGTCCTGCTTGCGCCCCAGCGTGGTGACGTCCTTGGTGAGGTACACGTGCTTCACCTCGACGCCTTCCACGGTCACGATCAGCTGCGGCATGGCGGCCACCTCCTGCGGGGCATGCTAGCTCGACGGTCGTGCAAAAAGCAATGCGCACCGGCCCGGAGGCGCGGTGCGCATTGGCCGCGGGCTTCGATCAGTCGGCTTGTTTACGGAGGAACGCCGGGATCTCGAAATCGTCCATGCCGCCCGAGGACAGCGCGTCGACCTTGGCGGCGGCCTGCGTGCGGTTGGTGCGCCACACGCTGGGCACGGCCATGCCGTGGTAATCCGGCTGCTGCGGGGCCGCGCCCATCTCGCGAGTGACGATCGCGCCCGGGCCGGCGACGGCCTGGTTGACGGTCGGCACGTTGAACGGCACGTTGTCGGTGCCGGTGCGCAGCACCTGCAGCGGGGGCGCCGTGCGGCGCTGGCCCTGGCGGGACAGGCCGGTGGCGACCACGGTGACGCGGACGCTGTCGCCCAGCGAGTCGTCGTAGGCGGTGCCGTAGATCACGTGCGCGTCCGGCGAGGCGTAGGCGCGGATCGTGTTCATCGCCAGCTTGGACTCGGACAGCTTGAGGCTGCCCTTGGCCGCCGAGATCAGCACCAGCACGCCCTTGGCGCCGGACAGGTCGATGCCTTCCAGCAGCGGGCAGGCGACGGCCTGTTCGGCGGCGATGCGCGCGCGGTCCGGGCCGTCGGCCACGGCCGTGCCCATCATCGCCTTGCCGGGCTCGCCCATCACGGTGCGCACGTCCTCGAAGTCCACGTTGACGTGGCCGGGCACGTTGATGATCTCCGCGATGCCGCCGACGGCGTTGCGCAGCACGTCGTTGGCGTGCGCGAACGCCTCGTCCTGGGTGACGTCGTCGCCCAGCACTTCCAGCAGCTTCTCGTTCAGCACCACGATCAGCGAGTCGACGTTCGCCTCGAGCTCGGCCAGGCCGTTCTCGGCGTTCGTCATGCGGCGGCCGCCTTCCCAGTCGAAGGGCTTGGTCACCACCCCGACGGTCAGCACGCCCATCTCCTTGGCGATGCGCGCGATCACCGGCGCGGCGCCCGTGCCCGTGCCGCCGCCCATGCCGGCGGTGATGAACAGCATGTGCGCGCCTTCGATCGCCTCGCGGATCGAATCCTCGGCGACCTGCGCCGCGTCACGGCCCTTCTCCGGCTTGCTGCCGGCGCCCAGGCCGCTCTGGCCCAGCTGGATCACCTTGTGCGCGGCGCTGCGCGACAGCGCCTGCGCGTCGGTGTTCGCGCAGATGAATTCCACGCCCTGCACCTCGCTCTGGATCATGTGCTCGACCGCGTTGCCGCCGCCGCCGCCCACGCCGATCACCTTGATCATGGTGCCCTGGTGGAACTCCTCGACTTCGATCATTTCGATGCTCATTGCTGACTCCTAGTTTGTTTCGCAGTTGCCACTTGCAGATTTGTTGTTGGATCGGTTGCTAACGCTCACGAGGGTGGATCGGTGGACCGCCATCGTCGTCGTCGCCATGTGCGGCCGCCGTGGACAAGGGTCATCAGAAGTTCCCCACGATGAAATCGCGGAAGCGCCCGAAGGCGGTTTTCATGGAGCCGTTCTTCTGCGCGACCTTCAGGCCGCGCACGCGCGCCAGGCGCGCTTCTTCCATCAGGCCCATCACGGTCGCTGCGCGCGGCTGCGACACCATGTCGCTCAGCGCGCCCAGGTACTGCGGCACGCCGCGGCGCACCGGCTTGAGGAAGATGTCCTCGCCCAGTTCGACCATGCCCGGCATCACCGCGCTGCCGCCGGTGATGACGATGCCGGACGACAGCACTTCCTCGTAGCCGGACTCCCGGATCACCTGCTGCACCAGCGAGAAGATCTCCTCGACGCGCGGCTCGATCACGCCGGCCAGCGCCTGCTTGGACAGCATCCGCGGGCCGCGGTCGCCCAGGCCGGGCACCTCGACCTGCTGCTCGGGGTCGGCCAGCAGCTGCTTGGCGAAGCCGCTCTCGACCTTGATGTCCTCGGCGTCCTTGGTCGGCGTGCGCAGCGCCATCGCGATGTCGCTGGTGATCAGGTCGCCGGCGATCGGGATCACCGAGGTGTGGCGGATCGCGCCACCGGTGAAGATGGCCACGCCGGTCGTCCCCGCGCCGATGTCCACGCAGGCGACGCCCAGCTCCTTCTCGTCCTGCGTCAGGACCGAGAGGCTCGAAGCCAGCGGGTTGAGCATCAGCTGCTCGACTTCCAGGCCGCAGCGGCGCACGCACTTGACGATGTTCTCGGCCGCGCTCTGGGCACCGGTGACGATGTGCACCTTGGCCTCGAGCCGGATGCCGCTCATGCCGATCGGCTCCTTGACGTCCTGGCCGTCGATGACGAATTCCTGCGGCTCGACCAGCAGCAGGCGCTGGTCGGTCGAGATATTGATCGCGCGCGCCGTCTCGACCACGCGGGCGACGTCGGCCGGCGTGACCTCCTTGTCCTTCACCGCCACCATGCCGCTGGAGTTGATCCCGCGGATGTGGCTGCCGGTGATGCCGGTGTAGACGCGCGTGATCTTGCAGTCGGCCATCAGCTCGGCTTCCTTCAGCGCCTGCTGGATGCTCTGCACCGTGGCGTCGATGTTCACCACCACGCCGCGCTTGAGGCCGTTGGAGGGCGCCACGCCCAGGCCGGCGAGCTTGAGCTCGCCGCCGGGCAGCACCTCGCCCACCACCGCCATCACCTTGGCGGTGCCGATGTCCAGCCCCACCACCAGGTCCTTGTAGTCCTTCGCCATGTCCTCTATCTCCTCGGCGCGGGCGACTCGATGGTCCCCACGCCCCTCAACCGCACCGCATACCCATCGCCGTACCGCAGGTCCGCCGCCAGCAGCGCGTCCGGCGTGCGGCCGTAGCGCGAAGCGACCTGCGTGAGCGTCTGCACGAGCCGCTGCACGCGCGGCAGCACTTCCGCCGGCTCGCCGCGCCCCAGTTCCAGCACCGCGTCCGTGTCCAGCGTCACCTGCCAGCTGCCGCGCCCGGACAGCGCGACCTGCTCCACCGCCAGGTCCAGTCCCTCGAACAGCGGGGCCAGCGCCTGGTACATCGCCAGCACCTGCATCGCCTGCCCGTCCGGCCCCGACAGGCGCGGCAGGTGGTCCTGCTCGATGTCGTCGGGATTGGCCTCGAACAGTTCGCCGTGGCTGTTGACCAGGCGCGAGCCGTTCTCGTCGCCCCAGAACGCCACGGCGTGGTGTTCCTGCAGCCCGACGCGCAGCCGGTTCGGGAACTCGCGGCGCACGATGGCCTGCCGCACCCACGGCACCGTCTCGAAAGCGCGCCGTGTCGCCGCCAGGTCCACGGTGAAGAAGTTGCCGCGCAGCTGCGGCGCGACGTTGGCGCGCAGCGTGGCCGCGTTGTTGTGCGCCACCTCGCCCTGCACCGTGATGCCGCCCAGCGCGAACAACGGGTGGCGCACCGCCCACCAGCACGCAGCCGCCAGCAGCACGGCGACGAGCACCGTGAACAGCACCGCGGCGGTGGCGTTCATCAGGCGCACGTCGAACGGCTGCGGGGCGGCGGCGGTCACTGCGGGGTGCCCTCCTCGTTGCCGTTGGCGCCCTTGCGACGCTCGATGCGCTGCTGGTCGAGCGAGGCGGACGCGAGCAGCTGCAGGCACAGGTCCTCGTAGCTGATGCCGGCCGCGCGTGCGGACATCGGCACCAGCGAGTGGCCCGTCATGCCGGGCGAGGTGTTGATCTCCAGCAGCGAGGGCTGGCGCGTCTTCGCGTCGATCATCACGTCGATGCGGCCCCAGCCGCGGCAGCCCAGCACGCGGTAGGCCTTCACCACCAGGTCCTGGATCGCCGCTTCCTCGCCCTCGGGCAGGCCGCAGGGCACCAGGTACTGCGTGTCGTCGGTGAAGTACTTGTTCTGGTAGTCGTAGTTGCCTTCGGGCGCGACGATGCGGATGACCGGCAGCGCGCGCGCCTCGTCGCCCGTGCCCAGCACCGGGCAGGTGACCTCGTCGCCGGAGACGAACTGCTCGCACAGGATGTCGCTGTCCAGCTGCGCGGCGGCTTCAACGGCCTCCTGCATCTGCGAGTACCCCTCGACCTTGGCGACGCCGATGGACGAGCCCTCGCGCGCCGGCTTGACGATCAGCGGCAGGCCGAGGTCGTCGGGGATCGTGCGCACCACTTCGCGCGTGTACGCGCCGCGGCGCAGGATCTGGTACTTCGGCGTCGGGATGCCTTCGGCGATCCAGATGCGCTTGGTCATCACCTTGTCGATCGACACGCTGGAGGCCATCACGCCGGAGCCCGTGTACGGGATGCCCAGCAGCTCGAGCGCGCCCTGCACCGTGCCGTCCTCGCCGAAGCGGCCGTGCAGCGCGATGAAGCAGCGCTTGAAGCCCTTGCGCTTCAGCTCCGACAGGTCGCGGTCCTTGGGGTCGAACGCATGCGCGTTGACGCCCTTGCTCTGCAGCGCCTTGAGCACGCCGGCGCCCGACATCAGCGAGACCTCGCGCTCGGCCGACTTCCCGCCCATGAGGACGGCGACCTTGCCGAGGGCCTTCACGTCGATGGTGCTGCTCATGCCGCACCTCCCATTTCGACCAGCTTCGCCGGCACGCCGCCGATCGATCCGGCGCCCATGCACATGACGACGTCGCCGTCACGCGCGATGTCCAGGATCGCGTCGGCCATCGAGCTGACCTCGCCGACGAACACCGGTTCGACCTTGCCCGCCACGCGCACGGCGCGGGCCAGCGAGCGGCCGTCGGCAGCGACGATCGGCGCTTCGCCGGCGGCGTAGACCTCCGCCAGCATCAGCACGTCGGCGTGGCCCAGCACCTGCACGAAGTCCTCGAAGCAGTCGCGCGTCCGCGTGTAGCGGTGCGGCTGGAACGCCAGCACCAGGCGGCGGCCGGGGAAGGCGCCGCGCGCGGCAGCCAACGTCGCCGCGACTTCCACCGGGTGGTGGCCGTAGTCCTCGATGACGGCGAACTTGCCGCCGCCGTTGGCCTCGCGCACGCGCACGTCGCCGTAGCCCTGGAAGCGGCGGCCGACGCCGCGGAAACCGGCCAGCGCCTTCTGCACGGCGGCGTCGGGCACGTTCAGCTCGACCGCGATCGCGATCGCCGCCAGCGCGTTCAGCACGTTGTGGTGTCCCGCCAGGTTCAGCGTGATCGGCAGGTCGGGCAGCACGACGCCGTTGCGGCGGCGCGCGGTGAAGTGCATCTGCGGGCCGACGGCGCGGATGTCGACGGCGCGCACCTGCGCGTCCTCGCTCACGCCGTAGCTGGTCACCGGGCACTGCACGTCCGCCATGATCGAGCGCACCGCGGGGTCGTCCACGCACAGCACCGCGGTGCCGTAGAACGGCATGCGGTGCAGGAAGTCGAGGAACGCGCCCTTCAGCTTGCCGAAGTCATGGCCATAGGTCTCCATGTGGTCGGCGTCGATGTTGGTGACCGCCGCCATCACGGGCATGAGGTTCAGGAACGAGGCGTCGGACTCGTCGGCCTCGACCACGATGTAGTCGCCCGCCCCCAGCTTGGCATTGGCGCCGGCGCTGTTCAGGCGGCCGCCGATCACGAAGGTGGGATCGAGCCCGCCCTCGGCCAGCACGCTCGCGACCAGGCTGGTGGTCGTCGTCTTGCCGTGCGTGCCCGCGATCGCGATGCCCTGCTTCAGGCGCATCAGCTCGGCCAGCATCATCGCGCGCGGCACGACCGGGATCTTGCGCTCGCGCGCGGCCACGACCTCGGGGTTGTCCGCCTGCACGGCGGTCGACGTGACGACGGCGTCGGCGCCCACGATGTGGGCGGCGTCGTGGCCGATGCAGGTCTGGATGCCCAGGCCCGCGAGCCGGCGCAGCGTCGCGCTGTCGGAGAGGTCGGAACCGGAGATCGTGTAGCCCAGGTTGCGCAGCACTTCGGCGATGCCGGACATGCCCGCACCTCCGATGCCCACGAAGTGGATGTGGCGAATCGCGTGTTTCATGCTCGCGTGAGCTCCTCGCAGGCGCGGACCACTTCGGCGGTGGCGTCGGTGCGCGCCACGGTGCGCGCGGCCTCGGCCCTGCGCAGCAGCCCGGCGCGGTCGGCGTCCTGGATCAATCGGGCCAGGCCTTCGGGCGTGAGGTCGCGCTGCGGGACCAGCCAGCCGCCCCCCGCGTCGACGATGAACCTGGCGTTGGTGGTCTGGTGGTCGTCCACCGCGTGCGGGAACGGCACGTACACCGCGGCGGCGCCGATGGCGGCCAGTTCGGTGACGGTGCTCGCGCCGGCGCGGCAGATGACGAGATCGGCCTCGGCGAACGCCTTGGCGGTGTCGTCGATGAAGGGCACGAGCTCGGCTTCGACGCCGGCGGCCGCGTAGCTGGCGCGCAAGTCGTCGATTTGCCTGGCGCCGCCCTGGTGCGTGACGACCGGACGCTGGTCCGCCGGGATCAGCGCCAGTGCCTGGGGCACCGTGTCGTTCAGCGCCTTGGCGCCGAGGCTGCCGCCCACGACCAGCAGCTTCAGCGGGCCGCTGCGGCCGGCGAAGCGCTCGGCCGGCGCGGGCTGTTGCAGGAACGCGGCCCGCAGCGGATTGCCGATCCACGCTGCCTTGCCCATCACGTCCGGAAAGGCGGTGAACGTGCGATCGGCGACGCCGGCCAGCACCTTGTTGGCCATGCCGGCGATCGAGTTCTGCTCGTGCAGCACCAGCGGCTTGCCCAGCAGCACGCTCATCATCCCGGCCGGGAAGGTGATGTAGCCGCCCAGGCCGACGACCACGTCGGGGCGCACGCGGCGCACGACGCGGATGCTTTGCCAGAACGCCTTGAGCAGCCGCAGCGGCAGCAGCGCCAGCGTCAGCGGACCCT includes the following:
- the ftsA gene encoding cell division protein FtsA, with amino-acid sequence MAKDYKDLVVGLDIGTAKVMAVVGEVLPGGELKLAGLGVAPSNGLKRGVVVNIDATVQSIQQALKEAELMADCKITRVYTGITGSHIRGINSSGMVAVKDKEVTPADVARVVETARAINISTDQRLLLVEPQEFVIDGQDVKEPIGMSGIRLEAKVHIVTGAQSAAENIVKCVRRCGLEVEQLMLNPLASSLSVLTQDEKELGVACVDIGAGTTGVAIFTGGAIRHTSVIPIAGDLITSDIAMALRTPTKDAEDIKVESGFAKQLLADPEQQVEVPGLGDRGPRMLSKQALAGVIEPRVEEIFSLVQQVIRESGYEEVLSSGIVITGGSAVMPGMVELGEDIFLKPVRRGVPQYLGALSDMVSQPRAATVMGLMEEARLARVRGLKVAQKNGSMKTAFGRFRDFIVGNF
- a CDS encoding FHA domain-containing protein; this translates as MPQLIVTVEGVEVKHVYLTKDVTTLGRKQDNDIVLDNGAVSGRHCRFELKGLADVFVEDDGSTNGTFVNNARIKRHKLEDEDVVAIAGFRIRYLQATDQSGFGATAIMTMGSTPHLPPPASAMFRVLTGSSAGLEVPVVKAVSTFGKPGVAVIAVSHRRTGYYAATLDGTQAPQINGKPLGQDPVLLADQDVVELAGTRMQFCLGA
- a CDS encoding D-alanine--D-alanine ligase — its product is MSSTIDVKALGKVAVLMGGKSAEREVSLMSGAGVLKALQSKGVNAHAFDPKDRDLSELKRKGFKRCFIALHGRFGEDGTVQGALELLGIPYTGSGVMASSVSIDKVMTKRIWIAEGIPTPKYQILRRGAYTREVVRTIPDDLGLPLIVKPAREGSSIGVAKVEGYSQMQEAVEAAAQLDSDILCEQFVSGDEVTCPVLGTGDEARALPVIRIVAPEGNYDYQNKYFTDDTQYLVPCGLPEGEEAAIQDLVVKAYRVLGCRGWGRIDVMIDAKTRQPSLLEINTSPGMTGHSLVPMSARAAGISYEDLCLQLLASASLDQQRIERRKGANGNEEGTPQ
- a CDS encoding cell division protein FtsQ/DivIB, which produces MTAAAPQPFDVRLMNATAAVLFTVLVAVLLAAACWWAVRHPLFALGGITVQGEVAHNNAATLRANVAPQLRGNFFTVDLAATRRAFETVPWVRQAIVRREFPNRLRVGLQEHHAVAFWGDENGSRLVNSHGELFEANPDDIEQDHLPRLSGPDGQAMQVLAMYQALAPLFEGLDLAVEQVALSGRGSWQVTLDTDAVLELGRGEPAEVLPRVQRLVQTLTQVASRYGRTPDALLAADLRYGDGYAVRLRGVGTIESPAPRR
- the murG gene encoding undecaprenyldiphospho-muramoylpentapeptide beta-N-acetylglucosaminyltransferase, with translation MTRCALVMAGGTGGHIFPGLAIAEALRDASWRVHWLGAPGSMESRLVPPRGFAFETIDFGGVRGKGPLTLALLPLRLLKAFWQSIRVVRRVRPDVVVGLGGYITFPAGMMSVLLGKPLVLHEQNSIAGMANKVLAGVADRTFTAFPDVMGKAAWIGNPLRAAFLQQPAPAERFAGRSGPLKLLVVGGSLGAKALNDTVPQALALIPADQRPVVTHQGGARQIDDLRASYAAAGVEAELVPFIDDTAKAFAEADLVICRAGASTVTELAAIGAAAVYVPFPHAVDDHQTTNARFIVDAGGGWLVPQRDLTPEGLARLIQDADRAGLLRRAEAARTVARTDATAEVVRACEELTRA
- the murC gene encoding UDP-N-acetylmuramate--L-alanine ligase; the encoded protein is MKHAIRHIHFVGIGGAGMSGIAEVLRNLGYTISGSDLSDSATLRRLAGLGIQTCIGHDAAHIVGADAVVTSTAVQADNPEVVAARERKIPVVPRAMMLAELMRLKQGIAIAGTHGKTTTTSLVASVLAEGGLDPTFVIGGRLNSAGANAKLGAGDYIVVEADESDASFLNLMPVMAAVTNIDADHMETYGHDFGKLKGAFLDFLHRMPFYGTAVLCVDDPAVRSIMADVQCPVTSYGVSEDAQVRAVDIRAVGPQMHFTARRRNGVVLPDLPITLNLAGHHNVLNALAAIAIAVELNVPDAAVQKALAGFRGVGRRFQGYGDVRVREANGGGKFAVIEDYGHHPVEVAATLAAARGAFPGRRLVLAFQPHRYTRTRDCFEDFVQVLGHADVLMLAEVYAAGEAPIVAADGRSLARAVRVAGKVEPVFVGEVSSMADAILDIARDGDVVMCMGAGSIGGVPAKLVEMGGAA
- the lpxC gene encoding UDP-3-O-acyl-N-acetylglucosamine deacetylase codes for the protein MLQQRTLKSLTRAVGVGLHSGQRVEMTLRPAQPDTGIVFRRVDLPEPVDIAVSAEATSDLRMASTIANGSAKVRTVEHLMSACAGLGIDNLYVDITAEEVPILDGSSSSFVFLLQSAGIVNQDAPRRFVRVLRPVEVREGEGDNLKWARLLPYDGFKASFEIDFAHRVVDSTGQRYEFDLGTGNYVRDIARARTFGFTKDVEMMRANGLGLGGGLDNVVVMDDYRVLNADGLRYDDELVKHKILDAMGDLYLLGKPLLAAYEAFRSGHAMNNRLLRALLAERDAWDLVTFENERDAPAGFLRPARAW
- the ftsZ gene encoding cell division protein FtsZ, which codes for MSIEMIEVEEFHQGTMIKVIGVGGGGGNAVEHMIQSEVQGVEFICANTDAQALSRSAAHKVIQLGQSGLGAGSKPEKGRDAAQVAEDSIREAIEGAHMLFITAGMGGGTGTGAAPVIARIAKEMGVLTVGVVTKPFDWEGGRRMTNAENGLAELEANVDSLIVVLNEKLLEVLGDDVTQDEAFAHANDVLRNAVGGIAEIINVPGHVNVDFEDVRTVMGEPGKAMMGTAVADGPDRARIAAEQAVACPLLEGIDLSGAKGVLVLISAAKGSLKLSESKLAMNTIRAYASPDAHVIYGTAYDDSLGDSVRVTVVATGLSRQGQRRTAPPLQVLRTGTDNVPFNVPTVNQAVAGPGAIVTREMGAAPQQPDYHGMAVPSVWRTNRTQAAAKVDALSSGGMDDFEIPAFLRKQAD